A genomic window from Variovorax paradoxus includes:
- a CDS encoding circularly permuted type 2 ATP-grasp protein: protein MEPLNESLFDAQALEFPAALASALAPPALPGHFDELRGQATAVAPVRPVPGAAPAPAPAPLLYDAAGERPPAAGQSQSQSQSSQSQSQTQTQGPSGEQPPLTPAWNAFFEQLGPGGFNDLPRRAASLERQIRDNGVTYNVYADANGPQRPWSLDLFPLIVSPESWSQIEAGVLQRVRVLDRVMADVYGPQQLLAEGLIPPALVRGHPGYLRALHGVKPPGDTWLHITAFDLARGPDGNWWVVSQRTQAPSGLGYLLENRLAITRQFPQAFEALHVQRLAATYSAMMEGLQRMCPAGVPPHIALLTPGPYNETYFEHAYLARYLGITLVEGSDLTVRDQRLYLKTLQGLRPVHGLIKRLDDQFLDPLELRPDSTLGVPGLLQAIRAGNVLVANMPGSAFLESPALLGFLPGLARRLIGEKLKLPALPTWWCGERAALESVLPQLADCAIKPTYPGFDGRASFDAVLGSQLGRRELDEWAGRIVREGDVHTVQGYQPLSQMPTWANDMGPGHIAPRAVLLRVFAVSDGAQSWRVLPGGLARLAGPDAQIASMQRGGSSADVWVQTHGEVDRTTLLQPHATPASLARHRAPVTSRAAENMFWLGRYTERAENAVRLARLTLNLLGSEDQSSRPLLEWLHRMALRNALVPAEVPSAPQSRRVFERALIAELGDVERGGSVGFSLMCIRQAAAAVRERLSQDNWNQIVRAETDFLRRAAEQAGEGSFASSAALRALESASTALAAMTGAQTDRMTRDDAWRLLSIGRHIERLGFLSNALEAGFDNGAVHEVSGFEAMVALFDSTITFHARYQQRRDVATMVDLLVLDAENPRSLAWVTQTLRGRIARLAGSAPGKLTALSYELPDPASWTLEHLCAAGPEANYPALVELLANCETAAYHVSDAIGTRYFTLTSESLRSVGA from the coding sequence GTGGAACCTTTGAACGAATCCCTGTTCGACGCCCAGGCACTGGAGTTTCCAGCGGCCCTGGCGTCGGCGCTCGCCCCGCCCGCCCTGCCCGGCCATTTCGATGAACTGCGTGGGCAAGCCACGGCGGTAGCGCCTGTGCGACCAGTGCCGGGGGCTGCGCCAGCCCCTGCGCCCGCCCCGCTGCTGTACGACGCCGCGGGCGAACGGCCACCGGCCGCTGGGCAGTCGCAGTCCCAATCGCAGTCGTCGCAGTCTCAATCGCAGACGCAGACACAGGGGCCCTCCGGCGAACAACCGCCGCTCACGCCCGCCTGGAACGCCTTCTTCGAACAACTCGGCCCGGGCGGCTTCAATGACCTGCCCCGGCGCGCGGCCAGCCTCGAGCGGCAGATCCGCGACAACGGCGTCACCTACAACGTGTACGCCGACGCCAATGGCCCGCAGCGGCCTTGGTCGCTCGACCTGTTCCCGCTGATCGTCTCGCCCGAAAGCTGGAGCCAGATCGAGGCCGGCGTGCTGCAGCGCGTGCGCGTGCTCGACCGCGTGATGGCCGACGTCTACGGCCCGCAGCAGTTGCTGGCCGAAGGGCTCATTCCCCCGGCGCTGGTGCGCGGCCACCCCGGCTACCTGCGCGCGCTGCACGGCGTGAAGCCGCCGGGCGACACCTGGCTGCACATCACCGCCTTCGACCTCGCGCGCGGTCCCGACGGCAACTGGTGGGTGGTCTCGCAGCGCACGCAGGCGCCCTCGGGCCTGGGCTACCTGCTTGAAAACCGCCTCGCCATCACGCGGCAGTTTCCGCAGGCCTTCGAGGCGCTGCACGTGCAGCGCCTGGCCGCCACCTACAGCGCCATGATGGAAGGCCTGCAGCGCATGTGCCCGGCCGGCGTTCCGCCGCACATCGCGCTTCTCACGCCCGGCCCGTACAACGAAACCTATTTCGAGCACGCGTACCTTGCGCGCTACCTGGGCATCACGCTGGTCGAAGGCAGCGACCTCACGGTGCGCGACCAGCGGCTGTACCTCAAGACGCTGCAGGGCCTGCGCCCGGTGCACGGCCTCATCAAGCGGCTCGACGACCAGTTCCTCGACCCGCTGGAGCTGCGCCCCGACTCCACACTCGGCGTGCCCGGCCTGCTGCAGGCCATTCGCGCCGGCAACGTGCTGGTGGCCAACATGCCAGGCTCGGCGTTCCTCGAATCGCCCGCGCTGCTCGGCTTTTTGCCGGGGCTGGCGCGCCGACTGATCGGCGAAAAACTCAAGCTGCCCGCGCTGCCCACCTGGTGGTGCGGCGAACGCGCCGCGCTCGAATCGGTGCTGCCCCAACTGGCCGACTGCGCCATCAAGCCCACCTACCCCGGCTTCGACGGCCGCGCCAGCTTCGACGCCGTGCTCGGCAGCCAGCTCGGCCGGCGCGAGCTCGACGAATGGGCCGGCCGCATCGTGCGCGAGGGCGACGTGCACACCGTGCAGGGCTACCAGCCGCTGTCGCAGATGCCCACCTGGGCCAACGACATGGGCCCGGGCCACATCGCGCCGCGCGCAGTACTGCTGCGCGTGTTCGCGGTGAGCGACGGCGCGCAGTCGTGGCGCGTGCTGCCCGGCGGCCTGGCCCGGCTTGCGGGGCCCGATGCGCAGATCGCGTCGATGCAACGGGGCGGCAGCAGCGCCGACGTGTGGGTGCAGACCCACGGCGAGGTCGACCGCACCACGCTGCTGCAGCCGCACGCCACGCCGGCCTCGCTCGCGCGGCACCGCGCGCCCGTTACCAGCCGCGCCGCGGAAAACATGTTCTGGCTCGGCCGCTACACCGAGCGTGCCGAGAACGCCGTGCGCCTTGCGCGCCTCACGCTCAACTTGCTGGGCAGCGAAGACCAGTCCTCGCGCCCGTTGCTCGAATGGCTGCACCGCATGGCGCTGCGAAATGCACTGGTGCCGGCCGAAGTGCCGAGCGCGCCGCAATCGCGCCGCGTGTTCGAACGCGCACTCATCGCCGAACTGGGCGATGTGGAGCGCGGCGGCAGCGTGGGCTTCAGCCTGATGTGCATCCGGCAAGCGGCCGCCGCCGTGCGCGAGCGCCTGTCGCAGGACAACTGGAACCAGATCGTGCGCGCCGAGACCGACTTCCTGCGCCGCGCGGCCGAGCAGGCTGGCGAGGGCAGCTTTGCCAGCAGTGCCGCGTTGCGCGCCCTCGAATCCGCCAGCACAGCGCTGGCCGCCATGACCGGCGCGCAGACCGACCGCATGACGCGCGACGACGCCTGGCGGCTGCTGTCCATCGGCCGCCATATCGAGCGCCTGGGCTTCTTGTCGAACGCGCTGGAGGCCGGCTTCGACAACGGCGCCGTGCACGAGGTGAGCGGCTTCGAGGCAATGGTGGCGCTGTTCGACAGCACCATCACCTTCCACGCCCGCTACCAGCAGCGCCGCGACGTCGCCACGATGGTCGACCTGCTGGTGCTCGACGCCGAGAACCCGCGCTCGCTCGCATGGGTCACGCAGACCCTGCGCGGGCGCATTGCACGGCTGGCCGGCAGCGCGCCCGGCAAGCTGACCGCGCTGTCGTACGAGCTGCCTGACCCGGCCAGTTGGACGCTCGAACACCTCTGCGCCGCGGGGCCCGAGGCCAACTACCCGGCCCTCGTCGAGCTGCTCGCCAACTGCGAGACAGCCGCCTACCATGTGTCCGATGCGATCGGCACACGCTACTTCACGCTGACATCCGAATCACTGCGCTCGGTCGGAGCTTGA
- a CDS encoding transglutaminase family protein, translated as MSIHAALHHVTHYKYDRLVQLGPQVVRLRPAPHCRSNVISYSLRVEPAEHFVNWMQDPFANYQARLVFPEKTREFKVTVDLVVEMAVYNPFDFFLEPQAENFPFKYTASQAEELAPYLVTEAPTPLLQAYLDKIDRKEQRTIDFLVGINQQVQQDVNYLIRMEPGVQTPEETLTSGSGSCRDSGWLLVQLLRHCGLAARFVSGYLIQLTPDVKALDGPSGTTVDFTDLHAWCEVFLPGAGWIGLDATSGLLAGEGHIPLACTPTPSSAAPIEGGVDESEVEFGHEMKVTRIYESPRVTKPYTEEQWSEVLALGDAVDARLKAGDVRLTMGGEPTYVATSDRDAPEWNTDALGPTKRGYATELVHKLRAEYGKGGFLHFGQGKWYPGEQLPRWALSIFWRADGQTLWHDPELFADERFPTHYTSEDARRFTTVLAHKLGLTERYIQPGYEDIYYYLWRERRLPVNVDPFESKLDDELERVRLRRVFTQKLDAVIGYMLPIEPGNADGDAPALAGPAWKTGPWFLRDDRLYLIPGDSPMGYRLPLDSQPWASKGDYPYLIERDPTAPRGTLPSAADYRARYSTGVAGAAGLGDVPYTFGTPPVVPASLRMQSPGDAASGDTAAAAAAAADESTDKSTTRQPLRGESAHWVTRTALCVEVRDPRRANGPSAEKKGNASGVLYVFMPPLARLEDYLDLVAAVEATARDLGVRIVMEGYPPPRDPRLKMLAVTPDPGVIEVNIHPAHNWKELVDHTEFLYNAAFETRLSAEKFMTDGRHTGTGGGNHFVMGGATPADSPFLRRPELLASLLLYWHNHPSLSYLFSGMFIGPTSQAPRVDEARNDQVYELEIALKEIAKNREIYGQNMPAWLVDRTLRNILIDVSGNTHRSEFCIDKLYSPDSSTGRLGLLELRAFEMPPHARMSIAQQLLIRALVARFWDEPYKAPVTRWGTELHDRFLLPTFVKMDFDDVISEMRQAGFAFDADWFAPHFEFRFPLVGQMQAMGVELSLRNALEPWHVMGEEGSAGGTVRYVDSSLERIEVRVTGLNESRHVITVNGKVLPLQPTGVVGEFVAGVRYKAWNPPSALHPSIPAHAPLTFDLVDTWMKRSLGGCQYFVAHPGGRNYDTFPVNAYEAESRRHSRFTRTGHTPGLMRTPPATIELPGSREFPFTLDLRR; from the coding sequence ATGTCCATTCACGCCGCTCTCCACCACGTCACCCACTACAAATACGACCGCCTGGTGCAGTTGGGCCCACAGGTCGTGCGCTTGCGTCCCGCGCCGCATTGCCGCAGCAACGTCATCTCGTATTCGCTGCGGGTCGAGCCGGCCGAGCACTTCGTCAACTGGATGCAGGACCCGTTCGCCAACTACCAGGCGCGGCTCGTGTTCCCCGAGAAGACGCGCGAATTCAAGGTCACGGTCGACCTCGTCGTCGAGATGGCGGTCTACAACCCCTTCGACTTCTTCCTCGAGCCGCAGGCCGAGAACTTTCCGTTCAAGTACACGGCCTCGCAGGCCGAAGAGCTCGCGCCCTACCTCGTCACCGAAGCACCCACGCCGCTGCTGCAGGCCTACCTCGACAAGATCGATCGCAAGGAGCAGCGCACCATCGACTTCCTGGTCGGCATCAACCAGCAGGTCCAGCAAGACGTCAACTACCTGATCCGCATGGAGCCCGGCGTGCAGACGCCGGAAGAAACGCTCACCAGCGGCAGCGGCTCCTGCCGCGACTCGGGCTGGCTGCTGGTGCAGTTGCTGCGCCACTGCGGGCTGGCCGCGCGTTTCGTCTCGGGCTACCTGATCCAGCTCACGCCCGACGTAAAGGCGCTCGACGGCCCGAGCGGCACCACGGTCGACTTCACCGACCTGCACGCCTGGTGCGAGGTGTTCCTGCCCGGCGCCGGCTGGATCGGCCTTGACGCCACCTCGGGCCTGCTGGCCGGTGAAGGCCACATTCCGCTGGCCTGCACGCCCACGCCTTCGAGCGCGGCGCCCATCGAGGGCGGGGTCGACGAATCCGAGGTCGAGTTCGGCCATGAGATGAAGGTCACGCGCATCTACGAATCGCCGCGCGTCACCAAGCCCTACACCGAAGAGCAGTGGTCCGAGGTGCTGGCCCTGGGCGACGCAGTCGACGCGCGCCTGAAGGCCGGCGACGTGCGCCTCACCATGGGCGGCGAGCCGACCTACGTGGCCACCAGCGACCGCGACGCGCCCGAATGGAACACCGACGCCCTCGGCCCCACGAAGCGCGGCTACGCCACCGAGCTCGTGCACAAGCTGCGCGCCGAGTACGGCAAGGGCGGCTTCCTGCATTTCGGCCAGGGCAAGTGGTACCCAGGCGAGCAACTGCCGCGCTGGGCACTGTCGATCTTCTGGCGCGCCGACGGCCAGACGCTGTGGCACGACCCCGAGCTGTTTGCCGACGAGCGCTTCCCCACGCACTACACCAGCGAAGACGCGCGCCGCTTCACCACCGTGCTGGCCCACAAGCTCGGCCTGACCGAGCGCTACATCCAGCCCGGCTACGAAGACATCTACTACTACCTCTGGCGCGAACGCCGCCTGCCGGTGAACGTCGACCCCTTCGAGTCGAAGCTCGACGACGAACTCGAACGCGTGCGCCTGCGCCGCGTGTTCACGCAGAAGCTCGACGCGGTGATCGGCTACATGCTGCCCATCGAGCCCGGCAATGCGGACGGCGACGCCCCCGCGCTCGCAGGGCCGGCCTGGAAGACCGGCCCCTGGTTCCTGCGCGACGACCGGCTCTACCTGATCCCGGGCGACTCGCCCATGGGCTACCGCCTGCCGCTCGACTCGCAGCCGTGGGCCAGCAAGGGCGACTACCCCTACCTGATCGAGCGCGACCCGACCGCCCCACGCGGCACCCTGCCTAGCGCGGCCGACTACCGTGCGCGCTACAGCACGGGTGTGGCCGGTGCTGCAGGCCTCGGCGACGTGCCCTACACCTTCGGCACGCCGCCAGTGGTGCCTGCGTCGCTACGCATGCAAAGCCCCGGTGATGCGGCGAGCGGCGATACGGCAGCAGCAGCAGCAGCAGCGGCCGATGAGTCCACCGACAAATCGACCACCCGCCAGCCGCTGCGCGGCGAATCAGCCCACTGGGTCACGCGCACCGCGCTGTGCGTCGAAGTGCGCGACCCGCGCCGCGCCAACGGCCCCTCCGCCGAGAAAAAGGGCAATGCATCGGGCGTGCTCTACGTCTTCATGCCGCCGCTCGCGCGCCTGGAGGACTATCTCGACCTGGTCGCAGCAGTCGAAGCCACCGCGCGCGACCTGGGCGTGCGCATCGTGATGGAAGGCTACCCGCCGCCGCGCGACCCGCGCCTGAAGATGCTGGCCGTCACGCCCGACCCGGGCGTGATCGAAGTCAACATCCACCCGGCCCACAACTGGAAGGAACTGGTCGACCACACCGAGTTTCTCTACAACGCCGCGTTCGAAACCCGCCTGTCGGCCGAGAAGTTCATGACCGACGGCCGCCACACCGGCACCGGCGGCGGCAACCACTTCGTGATGGGCGGCGCCACGCCCGCCGACAGCCCCTTCCTGCGCCGGCCCGAGCTGCTGGCCAGCCTGCTGCTCTACTGGCACAACCATCCGTCGCTGAGCTATCTGTTCTCAGGCATGTTCATCGGCCCGACGAGCCAGGCGCCGCGGGTGGACGAGGCCCGCAACGACCAGGTCTACGAGCTGGAAATTGCCCTGAAAGAGATCGCCAAGAACCGCGAGATCTACGGCCAGAACATGCCGGCCTGGCTGGTCGACCGCACGCTGCGCAACATCCTGATCGACGTGTCGGGCAACACGCACCGCAGCGAGTTCTGCATCGACAAGCTCTACTCGCCCGACTCGAGCACCGGCCGCCTCGGCCTGCTGGAGCTGCGCGCTTTTGAAATGCCGCCGCATGCGCGCATGAGCATCGCGCAGCAACTGCTCATTCGCGCGCTGGTAGCCCGCTTCTGGGACGAGCCCTACAAGGCCCCGGTTACCCGCTGGGGCACCGAGCTGCATGATCGCTTCCTGCTGCCGACCTTCGTCAAGATGGACTTCGACGACGTCATCAGCGAGATGCGCCAGGCCGGCTTCGCCTTCGATGCCGACTGGTTCGCGCCGCACTTCGAGTTCCGCTTCCCGCTGGTGGGCCAGATGCAGGCGATGGGCGTGGAGCTCTCGCTGCGCAACGCGCTCGAACCCTGGCACGTGATGGGCGAGGAAGGCTCGGCCGGCGGCACGGTGCGCTACGTCGATTCGTCGCTCGAACGCATCGAAGTGCGCGTAACCGGCCTGAACGAAAGCCGCCACGTCATCACCGTCAACGGCAAGGTGCTGCCGCTGCAGCCCACCGGCGTGGTCGGCGAGTTCGTGGCCGGCGTGCGCTACAAGGCCTGGAACCCGCCTTCGGCCCTGCACCCGAGCATCCCGGCCCACGCGCCGCTGACCTTCGACCTGGTCGATACCTGGATGAAGCGCTCGCTGGGCGGCTGCCAGTACTTCGTCGCCCACCCGGGCGGGCGCAATTACGACACCTTCCCGGTCAACGCCTACGAGGCGGAAAGCCGTCGCCATTCGCGCTTTACCCGCACCGGCCACACACCCGGACTCATGCGTACGCCCCCGGCGACCATCGAGCTGCCGGGCAGCCGCGAATTCCCGTTCACGCTGGACCTGCGGCGATAA
- a CDS encoding DNA internalization-related competence protein ComEC/Rec2 translates to MGGAGAFVALGGSLLGAALQLQQAVLWPAWAYAGLLFVAVAGLCWRRMPGRGLMLIALLCGAMAGAGLAGWRAAVYANGALDPALEGRDLQVTGVVSEMPQRNEAGTQFRLDVESAGWADPDAQGQPAVPDRIALGWYAEGSSLWSRASQSRAPLTSTVGPLHAGERWRLTVRLKAPHGSRNPHGFDSELWMWEQGLHASGYVRTGARDAAPMLVASTWRHPIERAREAVRDGVFERVPDRAQAGVIAALVTGDQSAIDRSGWDVFRATGVAHLMSISGLHVTMFAWLAAHIVGLLWRRSARLMLRLPAQQAALTGGVLLATLYALFSGWGVPSQRTVWMLATVALLRLTGRRWPWPHVWLLTAAVVVALDPWALMQAGFWLSFVAVGVLFATDAAVPGERKTGASFRLLQFFREQWVITLAITPLSLLLFQQVSLIGLLANAVAIPWVTLVITPLAMLGVAVPPLWDLAARAVQVLTLLLQWLAGLPYATLSMAAPPLWMAACGVAGGALLAMRLSWSLRALGIPLLLPVLLWQAPRPATGEFELLAADIGQGNAVLVRTATHSLLYDAGPRYSLESDAGHRVLVPLLRAYGERLDMLMLSHRDTDHTGGAPAVLAMQPRAELLSSLEATHPLQATLAARRCEAGQAWTWDGVRFEVLHPFDTDYRSFTKPNAVSCVLRIGNGRAAALLAGDIERLQETALVVRTPQLLRADVLLAPHHGSKTSSSPAFLDAVQPSIAFVQAGYRNRFGHPAQEVAARYRDRGVRLVENTRCGAAHWTSTRPADVACERERHARYWQHSPEIVN, encoded by the coding sequence ATGGGTGGAGCGGGGGCGTTCGTGGCGCTGGGTGGCTCGCTGCTGGGAGCGGCCTTGCAGTTGCAGCAGGCGGTGCTTTGGCCGGCGTGGGCCTACGCCGGCTTGCTGTTCGTGGCAGTGGCCGGCCTGTGTTGGCGACGCATGCCGGGCAGGGGCCTGATGCTCATCGCCTTGCTATGCGGCGCTATGGCCGGCGCAGGGCTCGCGGGATGGCGCGCGGCGGTCTATGCGAACGGCGCGCTCGACCCGGCGCTCGAAGGGCGCGACCTGCAGGTCACGGGCGTTGTGTCGGAGATGCCACAGCGCAACGAAGCTGGAACGCAGTTCCGCCTGGATGTCGAGTCCGCGGGTTGGGCCGATCCGGACGCACAGGGACAACCCGCCGTACCCGATCGCATTGCACTCGGCTGGTATGCCGAAGGCTCGAGCCTGTGGAGCCGGGCGTCCCAAAGCCGCGCGCCCTTGACCAGCACCGTCGGCCCCCTGCACGCCGGCGAGCGATGGCGACTGACGGTGCGTCTGAAGGCGCCGCACGGCAGCCGCAATCCCCATGGCTTCGACAGCGAACTCTGGATGTGGGAGCAGGGCCTGCATGCCAGTGGCTATGTGCGAACCGGCGCGCGCGATGCGGCGCCCATGCTGGTGGCAAGCACGTGGCGGCATCCCATCGAGCGCGCACGAGAAGCCGTACGCGACGGCGTCTTCGAGCGCGTGCCCGACCGCGCCCAGGCGGGCGTGATCGCAGCCCTGGTCACTGGCGACCAGAGTGCCATCGACCGCTCTGGCTGGGACGTGTTCCGCGCGACGGGCGTGGCGCACCTGATGTCGATCTCCGGCCTCCACGTCACGATGTTCGCCTGGCTGGCCGCGCACATCGTCGGCCTGCTCTGGCGGCGAAGCGCGCGGCTGATGCTGCGCTTGCCCGCGCAGCAGGCAGCGTTGACAGGCGGCGTGCTGCTGGCCACGCTCTATGCGCTCTTCAGCGGCTGGGGCGTGCCCTCGCAGCGCACGGTCTGGATGCTGGCGACGGTCGCGCTGCTGCGCCTCACGGGCCGGCGCTGGCCCTGGCCGCATGTGTGGCTGCTGACGGCGGCGGTGGTGGTCGCGCTCGATCCGTGGGCTTTGATGCAGGCCGGCTTCTGGCTGAGCTTCGTGGCGGTGGGTGTGTTGTTCGCCACGGACGCTGCTGTGCCGGGCGAGCGGAAGACCGGCGCGTCTTTCCGTCTGTTGCAGTTCTTTCGCGAGCAATGGGTCATCACGCTGGCGATCACGCCGTTGAGCCTGCTGCTGTTCCAGCAGGTGTCACTGATCGGCCTGCTGGCCAATGCGGTGGCGATCCCCTGGGTCACGCTTGTGATCACGCCGCTGGCCATGCTGGGCGTGGCCGTGCCGCCGCTGTGGGACCTCGCAGCCCGGGCCGTGCAGGTGCTGACGCTGCTGCTGCAATGGCTGGCCGGGCTGCCGTATGCCACGCTGTCGATGGCCGCGCCGCCTTTGTGGATGGCCGCTTGCGGCGTGGCAGGCGGCGCATTGCTGGCCATGCGGCTGTCCTGGTCGCTGCGTGCCCTCGGCATTCCGCTGCTGCTGCCGGTGCTGCTGTGGCAGGCGCCCCGGCCGGCGACCGGCGAATTCGAACTGCTCGCCGCCGACATCGGCCAGGGCAACGCGGTGCTCGTGCGCACTGCCACGCACAGCCTGCTCTACGACGCCGGCCCGCGCTACAGCCTCGAAAGCGATGCCGGCCATCGTGTGCTCGTGCCGCTGCTGCGGGCGTATGGCGAGCGCCTCGACATGCTGATGCTGAGCCACCGCGACACCGACCACACCGGCGGTGCGCCCGCGGTGCTCGCGATGCAGCCGCGGGCCGAGCTGCTGAGTTCCCTCGAAGCCACGCATCCGCTTCAGGCGACGCTGGCGGCACGGCGTTGCGAGGCGGGGCAGGCCTGGACCTGGGACGGCGTGCGCTTCGAGGTGCTGCATCCGTTCGACACCGACTACCGCAGCTTCACCAAGCCCAATGCCGTCTCGTGCGTGCTGCGTATAGGCAACGGGCGCGCGGCGGCGCTGCTGGCCGGCGATATCGAGCGGCTGCAGGAAACCGCGCTCGTCGTGCGCACACCGCAGCTGCTGCGGGCCGACGTGCTGCTGGCGCCGCACCATGGCAGCAAGACTTCGTCGAGCCCGGCCTTCCTCGATGCGGTGCAGCCGAGCATCGCCTTTGTCCAGGCGGGGTATCGCAACCGCTTCGGCCACCCGGCGCAGGAGGTGGCGGCGCGCTACCGGGACCGCGGCGTGCGGCTGGTCGAAAACACCCGCTGCGGCGCCGCGCACTGGACCAGCACACGCCCCGCCGACGTGGCCTGCGAGCGCGAGCGCCACGCGCGGTACTGGCAGCACAGCCCTGAAATCGTGAACTAA
- a CDS encoding oxepin-CoA hydrolase, alternative type, producing MTAAVPAITSTSAAAAPGARLKMHREGPVLVLTLSNPAARNALNPSVYRAAAKAMRATSGFRTVRAIVLCGEGDHFSGGGDLRRLARQRKLPAAEQHGHIDALHEWIMAIQEAPQPVIAAVEGAAMGGGFSLCLACDLIVAAEDAKFAMSYVNVGLTPDGGGTDSLVRALPPQAALEMLLDGTPSTAKRLHELGVVNKVVPHGEAGATALAWAQQLARGPFEVQARIKQLVYSARGRSRREQLDAERESFLASLYSDESGERIKGFLSPRKRQAASEEGPER from the coding sequence GTGACGGCCGCTGTTCCGGCCATCACCAGCACGAGCGCCGCGGCTGCGCCCGGCGCGCGGCTCAAGATGCACCGCGAAGGCCCGGTGCTGGTGCTGACGCTGAGCAACCCCGCGGCGCGCAATGCGCTCAATCCGTCGGTCTACCGTGCGGCCGCCAAGGCGATGCGCGCCACCTCGGGCTTTCGCACCGTGCGCGCCATCGTGCTGTGCGGGGAGGGCGACCATTTCAGCGGCGGCGGCGACCTGCGGCGCCTGGCGCGACAACGCAAGCTGCCGGCCGCCGAACAGCATGGCCACATCGATGCGCTGCACGAATGGATCATGGCGATCCAGGAGGCACCCCAGCCCGTCATTGCCGCCGTCGAGGGCGCGGCCATGGGCGGAGGCTTTTCGCTGTGCCTGGCCTGCGACCTGATCGTGGCCGCGGAAGACGCGAAGTTCGCCATGTCCTATGTGAATGTCGGCCTCACGCCTGACGGCGGCGGCACCGATTCGCTGGTGCGCGCGCTGCCGCCGCAGGCCGCCCTCGAAATGCTGCTCGACGGCACGCCCAGCACCGCGAAGCGGCTGCACGAACTGGGCGTGGTCAACAAGGTCGTGCCCCACGGGGAAGCCGGCGCCACCGCGCTTGCCTGGGCGCAGCAGCTCGCGCGCGGCCCGTTCGAGGTGCAGGCGCGCATCAAGCAGCTCGTGTATTCGGCGCGTGGGCGCAGCCGGCGTGAGCAGCTCGACGCCGAGCGCGAATCCTTCCTGGCCAGTCTCTACAGCGACGAGAGCGGGGAGCGCATCAAGGGATTTCTCTCGCCCCGCAAGAGGCAGGCGGCCAGCGAGGAAGGGCCTGAGCGCTGA
- a CDS encoding circularly permuted type 2 ATP-grasp protein, protein MHKFDEMYEQLPYAGAAIRQHYKRYDQWLAKQPGEVMRSRREEAELIFRRVGITFAVYGAKDEDGSGTERLIPFDLLPRIIPAHEWDSMEKGLVQRVTALNRFLHDVYHDQEIIKAGIIPAEQILNNAQFRPEMMGVNVPHNVYSNISGIDIVRAPDADGNGEYYVLEDNLRVPSGVSYMLENRKMMMRLFPELFNQNRIAPVAHYPDLLLETLRASAPPATAEPTVVVLTPGMYNSAYFEHAFLAQQMGVELVEGQDLFVKDNFVYMRTTRGPRRVDVIYRRVDDDFLDPEVFRPTSTLGTAGLMRAYREGNVVICNAVGTGVADDKSIYPYVPKMVEFYLGEKPILKNVPTYMCRNKDELQYTLDNMKDLVVKEVHGAGGYGMLIGPAATQAEIEDFKKAVIAKPDGYIAQPTLSLSTSPTFVDAGIAPRHIDLRPFVLSGSEVQMVPGGLTRVALKEGSLVVNSSQGGGTKDTWILEADRAPKPKAAPAQSQSQS, encoded by the coding sequence ATGCACAAATTTGACGAGATGTATGAGCAGTTGCCCTATGCGGGGGCTGCAATCCGACAGCACTACAAGCGCTACGACCAATGGCTCGCGAAGCAACCCGGTGAGGTGATGCGTTCGCGGCGCGAAGAGGCGGAATTGATTTTCCGCCGGGTCGGCATCACCTTCGCGGTGTATGGCGCCAAGGACGAGGACGGCTCCGGCACCGAGCGGCTCATCCCGTTCGACCTGCTGCCTCGCATCATTCCCGCTCACGAGTGGGACAGCATGGAAAAAGGGTTGGTGCAGCGTGTCACGGCGCTCAACCGCTTTCTTCACGATGTCTACCATGACCAGGAAATCATCAAGGCCGGCATCATCCCGGCCGAGCAGATCCTGAACAACGCGCAGTTCCGCCCCGAGATGATGGGCGTGAACGTGCCGCACAACGTTTATTCGAACATCTCGGGCATTGACATTGTTCGTGCCCCCGATGCCGACGGCAACGGCGAGTACTACGTGCTCGAAGACAACCTGCGCGTGCCCAGCGGCGTGAGCTACATGCTCGAAAACCGCAAGATGATGATGCGGCTCTTCCCCGAGCTGTTCAACCAGAACCGCATCGCGCCAGTCGCGCACTACCCCGACCTGCTGCTCGAAACGCTGCGCGCCAGCGCGCCGCCGGCCACGGCCGAGCCCACGGTGGTGGTGCTCACGCCCGGCATGTACAACAGCGCCTACTTCGAGCATGCCTTCCTCGCCCAGCAGATGGGTGTGGAACTGGTCGAGGGCCAGGACCTGTTCGTCAAGGACAACTTCGTCTACATGCGTACCACGCGCGGACCGCGGCGCGTCGACGTCATCTACCGCCGCGTGGACGACGACTTCCTCGACCCCGAGGTGTTCCGCCCCACGTCCACGCTCGGTACCGCCGGCCTGATGCGCGCCTACCGCGAAGGCAACGTCGTCATCTGCAATGCAGTGGGCACCGGCGTGGCCGACGACAAGTCGATCTACCCCTACGTGCCGAAGATGGTCGAGTTCTACCTCGGCGAAAAGCCGATCCTGAAGAACGTGCCCACCTACATGTGCCGCAACAAGGACGAGTTGCAATACACGCTCGACAACATGAAGGACCTGGTCGTCAAGGAAGTGCACGGCGCCGGCGGCTACGGCATGCTGATCGGCCCGGCCGCCACGCAGGCCGAAATCGAGGACTTCAAGAAAGCCGTGATCGCCAAGCCTGACGGCTACATCGCCCAGCCCACGCTGAGCCTGTCGACCTCGCCCACCTTCGTCGACGCCGGCATCGCGCCGCGCCACATCGACCTGCGCCCCTTCGTGCTCTCGGGCAGCGAGGTGCAGATGGTGCCCGGCGGCCTCACGCGCGTGGCGCTGAAAGAAGGCTCGCTGGTGGTCAACTCGTCGCAGGGCGGCGGCACCAAGGACACCTGGATTCTCGAAGCCGACCGCGCGCCCAAGCCCAAGGCGGCGCCCGCGCAGTCGCAAAGCCAATCGTAG